AGACTGaagaaacatatatatgtacataaataaatcatACACTTTGGCGAAAGTTAAAAATacaattcttttgaatttttttaaaataaattttgaatttttcatgacgaattttaaatttttttcacaaagtttttattttttaaaatcgattttagattttttatataattttttaatatattgaaacttattttttttctctaatttaattttttttattaaaaaattttgaatacttTGCAAAGCCGAtttaagatttttgaaatttatttatttttgttttctaagtGTATGAGTTCGCAATCTCAAAATATAGCTTCCGTGCCTTATTAACGAGCAATTAAAAGGAGATAGCTTCAAAACAGTTACAACAGTTATTAAGTTAGGTGACAAGTACTTGGCACACGCTGCTTGGCTTATAATTACATTAGAATCAATCAAATTGAAATGTGATTCTTCAGTGAGCAGTACTAAGTGCCGTAAGACACGAAACGGTGgccggggcgtatgagtgactttTGAAGTCTGTTcaaacaacaattaaatttcacttacatatttatttttattttcattttcaacgcatatacatatatatttgtttgttgtttgtgtgtgccTGTCCAATACTGCATGTTTCGATTCCAATGATAAtgcaaaattttccataatttttcttcccttttttaacTATGCACCTCCCcacatttttgcaaattaacCAAAAACCAATAACGCTTAACcaaataaatatctaaaataaaaaataaaaatatataaaaaatcgcacacaaacacacacgatACTCGACCTAAAAAGGTTTTACTATACCAGATTTCAAGAATGGCAAGATGGTGAACCGTGCGCGCGGTTTGGTGGTACGCCTATTTGATGCTATCTGCAATTGCGCCAACACGGCTGCGGGACCGGCGCAACGCATCAAGTTGCGCGCTAAGCGTGCAGCCTCAGTAGCCACAGCGCCAGCCACGGAGAATGGCACGGAGGGTAATAAAAAACACGAGGTGAATGGCAAGGAGAAGAAGAGCGACAAGAAGCAGAAAGATGCTGCCAAGGCACCGAAGGGCGAACCAGAGGAAGGTGCGGCTACGACTGCAGATGCCGCTGAGGAGGAACCGAAGCAAACGGAAGCTGATGAGCCAGCTAAGCAGCCGGAGCTGGCAGCTGATAAGCAGTAATTTGCACAATTCTGCGGTTAATGCGTGTGAGTTATGAGATGAACATTGccaataatttaatttcgattGCTTTAAGGAGTGAGTTCAGACGTTGCACAATATGAGCGGTGAGCGGCGTAGTCGCATACGGTGTGGTGGGGGCGTAGTTTAGAAACGCGCGTTTGCTATACGCACATACCgttattactttaaaatataaCAGGAAACAGAAAGTTGttgctaaagaaaaaaaataataattaaaagatTTATATAAAAGTCAATTTCGTAgcatttacaaatgtatttaagaAACCACATGCTCAtagatacacacatatgtatttataagaagcgcatatgtatatacatatgtaccataacTTCCATTTTCAAAAGCTCACCACCAAACGCATACGACTTGCCACCTCACCCGTACGCTATCTTCAAGAACTCACGCCTCTATAATCTACATGTAATTGCCGTATTTGCTAAGCATAAGCACATAAAAGAAGAAGCTTACATacccaaaaataatatagaacCACTCAATGGTTTTCCAAGCTCAAGTGCAGCTCAAACGTTGCATTTAATTtgcacaactacataaataaagaataaaaacgCTTAACAACAATTAAGaacttattaataataaatctcATTCGAGTTCATTCAAATTTCATACTTATATAGAATACTTATTTATAACCATGCCCATATTTCAACTGTCTATTGACAAACCTACCACCGCTCAAAAGAGACTTTTTTCTCCAGACTCTTAGTATTAGTAATCAAGTAGTTATTGAATTGGCTGAGTAACGGTTGTTTCCGAAAAAAAGAAAGACTTAGAAGTGAGCTAACTAAAATAATAGTCGTAAGGCTTGCAAGTTatccaaaattttatattaagtataataCTAGAAAAATGGTTGTTCCAATCCAAAAAgctcaaaaaaaactttttaccgAACattagcaacttttttttagaggtttgaaaagcttttttgtttgctttttcatctTGCATGTAGCTTGGTTTTTGAGTAAAAGAGGGAGAGAGAGTGAGAGTTATTATAGCTGCAAAAGCTCATTTAAAAATAGTTCAGATGTGATAAGGCAAGATCATTAGAAACTTTTTgaagttttgaaaagtttttggtTTGAAAATAGCGCAGTAGGTCTTAACTATTTTTCAGTGAGTATAGATTAGCTGTATTGCCACAGCTTCTTTTTCCTTAAGATCATTTGAGGaggttttaaaagctttttttgagAACTTTTTGAGATAGGAGTTATCATAGCAAAAATCAAAGCTTTATAAATCTAGCTGTAAAATCTCCAAAAAagctcaaattatttaaaagggCGATGAAGTAAGATTATGAAATATCTTTTGAAAGTGTGAAAAAGCTTTTTTGTGAGAAGTTTACTCCTTGAGTGAGAGAGAGCAGGAGATATTTatcaaaacagaaataaaagcTTTGCGTTAGCTATAAAAGCTCAATGAAAAATAGTCAAGACGTGAGATCCTGAGAGATTTTTTGGAGATAAGCTATTTCAACCGGGCTATAAAGCTCCCTTAAGAAAACTGAGTTAAAATCAGCTCTGAGATTCTTTTATTTTGATGTTTGGCTTCTTTTTAACATCAATAATACTTGTCAATGCAGGTTAAACAGCGATTGAAACTAAAACGCTCACAAGAAAGCTCTTTTAGCTAGCTAAAACACTTGTTAAagctatattttaagtaaatttagtttttttttagtttttttctcgaaaattgCGAACTTTTTGAGAAGTAACAAACCCAAAGTCCATATCTAGGTTTCAAAATCTcttttggtaaaaaaatattgaactgtTTACATATAACAAGTATATATCTGTATAGATTTCGAAACAAACAGCCATATCAACAACTACTACCAACAAATATCCACCTAACTGATTTTTATctattacaacaatttttatatccAACGGTTTATTAAcctacttacatacttacatctATCTAATGAGGGAATTAAACGAGCACACAATCAATGTATTTTCTAACTAATCAACTtattatacatgcatacatatttacatatacatatatataatccCAATAATATACTAGTTAAGTGATAATTACTAATTAATTACATACAATTAGCAGATAACTCGGTGTAAATGTTGTATGTAGTTATCATATAACACTTAATGtgactttgtgtgtgtgtatgtaatatttataataaaactagTTAGATTTGGGCATTCATATGAaactaaaacatacatatgtatatggtatatacacacatatgtttttgtatgtattcgAACATAACCTAAATTACAACAATGCGTCTAATACAACCCAAATGTGTACTGATTTTATGAAAGCCACTTAATTTAtgcgaataattttttttttgcaccaaCTACAGTAAAATGAGACACTGTACTTTTACAGTtggcactcacacacacaaatgtattTACGTATAAATGTATAGgttataaaaaagaagaagaagcaactGCATAAATTTTCACTTTAGGAACAGTAGTCTGagtaaatgtaatgaaaaatttacactgaaaaaaactgttaacaaatttaaaataacagaaaaaaacaaaaaaattttgtaaagcgGAATTTTGTGAcagacttaaaaaaataatcatgttGCATAACTTATCGTaaaaatacattcatatatgtattgtGCTTAAAACCCTAAAATGCGGTATATTGTTAATTTTGTACTGtgtatttataaactttaatgcctaataacaacaaaatgtttcaaataaaaattagctAACGGTACTTACTGTAAAGCTTCCAaaagatttattattttgtaataaaaaaacaacaacaacaaaaatatattgttagtTGTGTTCGTTTTGTC
This genomic stretch from Bactrocera dorsalis isolate Fly_Bdor chromosome 5, ASM2337382v1, whole genome shotgun sequence harbors:
- the LOC105229442 gene encoding uncharacterized protein LOC105229442 isoform X4; this translates as MRAHFAGDVAIVEAPKDAADDSIDKIEAEAEPLDSRIDEFKQDSKNMEVVSEFIDDVLQKAEVEAEKQQDAKSDKALQQPKEKTRQNFKNGKMVNRARGLVVRLFDAICNCANTAAGPAQRIKLRAKRAASVATAPATENGTEGNKKHEVNGKEKKSDKKQKDAAKAPKGEPEEGAATTADAAEEEPKQTEADEPAKQPELAADKQ
- the LOC105229442 gene encoding uncharacterized protein LOC105229442 isoform X3, with protein sequence MRAHFAGDVAIVEAPKDAADDSIDKIEAEAEPLDSRIDEFKQDSKNMEVVSEFIDDVLQKAEVEAEKQQDAKSDKALQQQPKEKTRQNFKNGKMVNRARGLVVRLFDAICNCANTAAGPAQRIKLRAKRAASVATAPATENGTEGNKKHEVNGKEKKSDKKQKDAAKAPKGEPEEGAATTADAAEEEPKQTEADEPAKQPELAADKQ
- the LOC105229442 gene encoding uncharacterized protein LOC105229442 isoform X1 → MRAHFAGDVAIVEAPKDAADDSIDKIEAEAEPLDSRIDEFKQDSKNMEVVSEFIDDVLQKAEVEAEKQQDAKSDKALQQQPKEKTRQSFTIPDFKNGKMVNRARGLVVRLFDAICNCANTAAGPAQRIKLRAKRAASVATAPATENGTEGNKKHEVNGKEKKSDKKQKDAAKAPKGEPEEGAATTADAAEEEPKQTEADEPAKQPELAADKQ
- the LOC105229442 gene encoding uncharacterized protein LOC105229442 isoform X2, whose product is MRAHFAGDVAIVEAPKDAADDSIDKIEAEAEPLDSRIDEFKQDSKNMEVVSEFIDDVLQKAEVEAEKQQDAKSDKALQQPKEKTRQSFTIPDFKNGKMVNRARGLVVRLFDAICNCANTAAGPAQRIKLRAKRAASVATAPATENGTEGNKKHEVNGKEKKSDKKQKDAAKAPKGEPEEGAATTADAAEEEPKQTEADEPAKQPELAADKQ